A genomic window from Sphingobacterium spiritivorum includes:
- a CDS encoding DUF4359 domain-containing protein, with translation MKNKSRYIALVLIILMITAFLTNPPREKHEEIIRDKAKQILKEQLSYKHQDAFDFGMQLFGDQMINQFMKGSVQIDNYFLFSTTKVRWENKQTVIGIGAFGKVWLSSKIDEKIADIIKVLKKI, from the coding sequence ATGAAAAATAAAAGCAGATATATAGCACTTGTGCTGATCATTCTGATGATCACCGCGTTCTTAACAAATCCTCCGCGCGAAAAACACGAAGAGATTATACGCGACAAAGCAAAGCAGATCTTAAAAGAGCAGTTAAGCTACAAGCATCAGGATGCATTTGATTTCGGAATGCAATTATTTGGAGACCAGATGATCAATCAGTTTATGAAAGGAAGTGTACAGATAGACAATTACTTTTTATTCTCTACAACTAAGGTTCGCTGGGAAAATAAACAAACCGTAATCGGTATTGGTGCTTTCGGCAAAGTATGGCTAAGCAGTAAGATAGACGAGAAAATAGCAGATATCATCAAAGTTCTTAAAAAAATATAA